CGTCGATCAGGTTCCGGGGAGCCAGGTCGTGCACACGGACCAGCTCGCGCAGCGTGTTCCAGGCGCTCAGACGCGGGTTGAGCGAGAGGTAAGGGTCCTGGAAGACCATCTGGACACTGCGGCGCTCGGCCAGCGAACGGCGTTGTGTCAGGGGATTTCCGCCGAGCTCGATCCGCCCGTCGTCGGGCGTGAGGAAACCGGCGACCGCGCGGCCGATCGTGGTCTTGCCGGACCCGGATTCCCCCACCAGCCCGACGATCTCGCCGGGCGCGACGCTCAGGTCGACGTCCCGCACCACGATCCGGTCGCCGTAGGCGACGCGCAGGCCGGTGACCTCCAGCAGCGGGGCGCTCATGCGCGGGCCTCCGGGACGGACAGCTCGACGACCGAGTCGAGAAGCTCACGGGTGTAGGCATGTTCGGGATGCGTCAGGACCTGCTCGGTGGTCCCGCGCTCGACGATCCGGCCGTGCCGCATGACCACCAGCCGGCTGCTGACCCGGGCGACGACGGCGAGGTCGTGACTCACGAAGAGCAGGCCGACGTGGCGGGTGGTACGCAGATCCTCGAGCAGGGCCAGGATCTCGGCCTGCACGGTGACGTCGAGCGCGGTGGTCGGCTCGTCGCAGAGCAGGAACTCGGGCTCCGCGGCGAGGGCCCGGGCGATCACGACCCGCTGGCGCTGCCCTCCGGAGAGCTCGTGCGGGTGGTGGCGGTAGCGGCCTGCCTGGATCTGCACGCGTTCGAGCAGGTCGAGGGCCTCTTGACGGGCGGTGACGCGGTCCCGGCCGATGACGTGACGGCGGACCTCGGCGATCTGGTCCCCCACGCGCATCAGCGGGTCGAGGGCGGTGGCCGGGTCCTGGAGGACCAGGCCGAGACGATGCCCGCGCTCCTTGCGTCCTCCGTTGTGCGGCAGCACTTTCCCGTCCAGGGTGATCTGCCCGGCGGTCGCCTTCACCCCGGCGGGCAGCAGCGCCATGATCGCCTTGAGGATCATGCTCTTGCCGGAGCCGGACTCCCCCACGACCCCGACGGCCTGGCCGCGTTCGAGGGTGAGGTCGATGTCCTCGACGATGATGCGGGGGCCGGCGGCGACGCTCAGCCCGCTCACGCTCAGTGCGTTCGTCATTCCTTCTCCCGGTAGGCGTCGGCGAGCCCGTCGGCCAGCAGCGAGAACCCGATCCCGGCGACGAGCACGGCCAGGCCAGGGAACACGGCGATCCACCACTGCACAGTGACGAATGTCTGGCCGTCCGAGATCATGGTGCCCCAGTCCGGGGTCGGCGGCTGGATGCCCAGGCCCAGGTAGCTGAGGGTCACGATGGCCAGGACCACGAACACGATGTCCGTGACGGCCAGGACGATCAGCTGCGGCACCGCGTTGGGCAGGATGTGGCGGAAGATCACCCGGCGCCGGCTCAGTCCGCCGCCGCGGGCGGCGGCGACCCAGTTCTCCCCCGCGAAACCCCGGGTCACGTTGCGCACCACCCGGGCGTAGTTGACCCAGGCGACGACGGCGAGCGCGAGGTAGATCGAGCCCTCACCGGCGCCGAGGGCGGCGACCAGGGCCAGGACGATGACGTAGAACGGGAACGCCATCACGGTGTCGATGACGAAACGCACGATCTGGTCGAGGATCCCGCCGAAGTAGCCGGCGACCAGGCCGAGCAGGGTGCCGAGGGCCAGGGGGGTGATGACCGCGAGGACGCCGACGCGCAGGTCGGTGCGGGCGGCGTAGACGACGCGGGCCCAGACGTCGCGGCCGAGCTGGTCGGTGCCGAACGGGTGGGACCAGCTGGGCGCTTTGAGTCCGTCGGTGAGGCTGAGGGCGGTGGGGTCGTGCCAGGTGACGAGGGGTGCGGCGACGGCGAGGAGCACCATCGCCCCGACGACGGTGACGCCGGCGGTCAGGGTGCGGTTCACAGGGCGGCCCCGCGGCGGTTCTGGCGGGGGTCGAGCAGGCGGACGGCGAGGTCGGTGAGCAGGTTGACGATCACGACGAGGACCGCGGTGTAGATGACGATCCCGGTGATGGTGGTGGAGTCGCGGTTGGTGATCGAGCGGAACATCAGGTCTCCCACGCCGGGGATGGTGAACACCGACTCCACGACGAACGTGCCGCCGATGAGGTAGGCGAGGTTGGTGCCCAGCAGGGTCAGGGCGGGCAGGGCGGCGTTGGGCACCAGGTGGCGGGCGATGATCCGGGCCGGGCTCAGGCCGGTGGCGCGGGCGGCCACGACGAAGTCGGCGTTGATCACCTCGAGCAGTTGCGCGCGCAGGCTGCGGGCCAGCAGGGGCACGATCCCGACGGCGGCGGTGACGGCGGGCAGGACCAGGGAGCGCAGCCGTTCGCCGGG
Above is a genomic segment from Kineosporia corallincola containing:
- a CDS encoding ABC transporter ATP-binding protein; its protein translation is MTNALSVSGLSVAAGPRIIVEDIDLTLERGQAVGVVGESGSGKSMILKAIMALLPAGVKATAGQITLDGKVLPHNGGRKERGHRLGLVLQDPATALDPLMRVGDQIAEVRRHVIGRDRVTARQEALDLLERVQIQAGRYRHHPHELSGGQRQRVVIARALAAEPEFLLCDEPTTALDVTVQAEILALLEDLRTTRHVGLLFVSHDLAVVARVSSRLVVMRHGRIVERGTTEQVLTHPEHAYTRELLDSVVELSVPEARA
- a CDS encoding ABC transporter permease, which translates into the protein MNRTLTAGVTVVGAMVLLAVAAPLVTWHDPTALSLTDGLKAPSWSHPFGTDQLGRDVWARVVYAARTDLRVGVLAVITPLALGTLLGLVAGYFGGILDQIVRFVIDTVMAFPFYVIVLALVAALGAGEGSIYLALAVVAWVNYARVVRNVTRGFAGENWVAAARGGGLSRRRVIFRHILPNAVPQLIVLAVTDIVFVVLAIVTLSYLGLGIQPPTPDWGTMISDGQTFVTVQWWIAVFPGLAVLVAGIGFSLLADGLADAYREKE